From Mya arenaria isolate MELC-2E11 chromosome 1, ASM2691426v1, a single genomic window includes:
- the LOC128236015 gene encoding uncharacterized protein LOC128236015 produces MADSPQTPPSPNKSDESPKSSIQVVTSKSAGSDDRKIEVKVSPLGDKNVSIEIKKGQGENEDKQDENDPIQVKPITDEEVEEIVSKYKSIDEKDLKKYLDFFWSVDEYKFGAFTVHQLAYRLGCSGHRLTNQQIARMFSDLDQDNDMLVSLDEFLTDMAKPKRQTLSKSELKVWFDRFDTDHDGYVTRKDIMETVESLGAYMLTPHLDEFMKHDRSGNMERLDFEEFCFAYKMSPQ; encoded by the exons ATGGCAGACAGCCCGCAAACCCCTCCATCACCGAATAAATCGGATGAGTCTCCAAAAAGCTCGATCCAGGTAGTTACTAGTAAATCGGCAGGTTCAGATGACCGTAAAATCGAGGTCAAGGTCTCGCCACTGGGTGACAAGAATGTTTCCATAGAGATAAAGAAAGGTCAAGGTGAAAATGAAGACAAGCAAGATGAAAATGATCCAATACAAGTGAAACCTATTACTGACGAAGAAGTAGAAGAAATTGTGTCGAAATATAAGTCAATCGATGAAAAGGACCTTAAAAAGTATTTGGACTTTTTCTGGTCAGTGGATGAGTATAAATTTGGAGCGTTCACCGTCCATCAACTAGCGTATCGTCTTGGATGCAGCGGTCATCGTTTGACCAACCAACAAATTGCG AGGATgttcagtgaccttgaccaagACAACGACATGTTGGTATCCCTGGACGAATTCCTTACAGATATGGCCAAACCGAAGAGGCAAACGCTCTC GAAGTCCGAACTGAAAGTCTGGTTCGATCGCTTCGATACTGACCACGACGGTTATGTCACGCGCAAAGACATCATGGAAACAGTGGAATCCCTCGGAGCGTACATGCTAACCCCGCACTTGGACGAGTTCATGAAGCATGATAGATCAGGGAATATGGAACGCCTTGATTTCGAGGAATTTTGTTTTGCTTACAAGATGTCACCGCAATAA
- the LOC128235079 gene encoding RISC-loading complex subunit tarbp2-like isoform X2: MTMSAIPPGKTPISYLQELCTKRGITPQYDLIANEGAVHEPTFIMRVTVGEIISSGKGSSKKKAKHCAAQNALNQIHGIATPGQNGSGDASATSVPAPVEGDGVGNPVGELQELTQKKLMKPPIYEFTSEQGPPHAREFVCTVKLGKIQEKGSARSKKSAKRIASQNMLNHIRGLVEEGGNAVIEEEEEEEIPLKFYQNVTKKSTKQLKNLQGKPLNAPATNYCQMLQEIAEAQRFEVVYTDIPELSAYGMHQCLIQLSTMPVAVCHGTGPTVDEAHANAAHNSLQYLKLMTKS, translated from the exons ATG acGATGTCAGCAATCCCACCGGGAAAAACACCCATCAGCTATCTTCAGGAGCTGTGTACCAAGCGAGGCATTACTCCGCAGTATGATCTCATTGCTAACGAGGGGGCCGTGCATGAGCCAACGTTTATCATGAGGGTCACTGTTGGCGAGATCATCAGCAGTGGCAAAG GTTCCAGCAAGAAGAAGGCAAAGCATTGTGCTGCCCAGAACGCCCTCAACCAGATCCATGGTATCGCCACCCCAGGGCAGAACGGTTCTGGAGATGCCTCGGCCACAAGTGT CCCAGCTCCTGTGGAAGGCGATGGGGTCGGTAACCCGGTTGGAGAGCTTCAAGAACTCACTCAGAAGAAACTGATGAAACCCCCCATCTATGAGTTTACCAGCGAGCAGGGCCCGCCCCATGCTAGGGAGTTTGTTTGTACTGTGAAACTGGGGAAAATCCAGGAAAAAG GTTCTGCAAGATCAAAGAAGTCTGCAAAGCGTATTGCATCGCAGAACATGTTAAACCACATCCGCGGTCTTGTGGAGGAAGGAGGGAATGCAGTCATTGAGGAAGAAGAAGAGGAGGAAATCCCTCTG aaattttaCCAGAATGTGACCAAGAAGAGTACCAAGCAGCTGAAGAATCTTCAGGGAAAGCCTCTGAATGCACCAGCCACAAACTATTGCCAGATGCTGCAGGAAATTGCCGAGGCTCAGAGATTCGAGGTTGTGTACACTGATATACCCGAGCTGAGTGCTTATG GCATGCACCAGTGTCTGATCCAACTGTCCACGATGCCGGTGGCGGTTTGTCACGGGACAGGACCGACAGTTGATGAGGCGCATGCCAACGCGGCCCACAATTCCCTGCAGTATCTGAAACTGATGACCAAGTCGTAG
- the LOC128235079 gene encoding RISC-loading complex subunit tarbp2-like isoform X1, whose amino-acid sequence MTMSAIPPGKTPISYLQELCTKRGITPQYDLIANEGAVHEPTFIMRVTVGEIISSGKGSSKKKAKHCAAQNALNQIHGIATPGQNGSGDASATSVPAPVEGDGVGNPVGELQELTQKKLMKPPIYEFTSEQGPPHAREFVCTVKLGKIQEKGSARSKKSAKRIASQNMLNHIRGLVEEGGNAVIEEEEEEEIPLSVEPLKASYTALKEGRVKVPVLTPKQNKEIQKFYQNVTKKSTKQLKNLQGKPLNAPATNYCQMLQEIAEAQRFEVVYTDIPELSAYGMHQCLIQLSTMPVAVCHGTGPTVDEAHANAAHNSLQYLKLMTKS is encoded by the exons ATG acGATGTCAGCAATCCCACCGGGAAAAACACCCATCAGCTATCTTCAGGAGCTGTGTACCAAGCGAGGCATTACTCCGCAGTATGATCTCATTGCTAACGAGGGGGCCGTGCATGAGCCAACGTTTATCATGAGGGTCACTGTTGGCGAGATCATCAGCAGTGGCAAAG GTTCCAGCAAGAAGAAGGCAAAGCATTGTGCTGCCCAGAACGCCCTCAACCAGATCCATGGTATCGCCACCCCAGGGCAGAACGGTTCTGGAGATGCCTCGGCCACAAGTGT CCCAGCTCCTGTGGAAGGCGATGGGGTCGGTAACCCGGTTGGAGAGCTTCAAGAACTCACTCAGAAGAAACTGATGAAACCCCCCATCTATGAGTTTACCAGCGAGCAGGGCCCGCCCCATGCTAGGGAGTTTGTTTGTACTGTGAAACTGGGGAAAATCCAGGAAAAAG GTTCTGCAAGATCAAAGAAGTCTGCAAAGCGTATTGCATCGCAGAACATGTTAAACCACATCCGCGGTCTTGTGGAGGAAGGAGGGAATGCAGTCATTGAGGAAGAAGAAGAGGAGGAAATCCCTCTG AGTGTGGAACCGCTAAAGGCCTCATACACAGCTCTCAAGGAGGGGAGAGTTAAGGTGCCGGTTCTCACCCCAAAACAGAACAAAGAGATTCAG aaattttaCCAGAATGTGACCAAGAAGAGTACCAAGCAGCTGAAGAATCTTCAGGGAAAGCCTCTGAATGCACCAGCCACAAACTATTGCCAGATGCTGCAGGAAATTGCCGAGGCTCAGAGATTCGAGGTTGTGTACACTGATATACCCGAGCTGAGTGCTTATG GCATGCACCAGTGTCTGATCCAACTGTCCACGATGCCGGTGGCGGTTTGTCACGGGACAGGACCGACAGTTGATGAGGCGCATGCCAACGCGGCCCACAATTCCCTGCAGTATCTGAAACTGATGACCAAGTCGTAG